A region of the Candidatus Eisenbacteria bacterium genome:
CGCCGGCGCATGATCTCACTCCCGGGAGGGCCCTGCGCGACCACGGTCAGGTGCCGAAGCACATCCTCGCGCAGCCGGTAGCGTCTCTCCAGGTCGCCGATCACGCCCGCCTCCGACCGGAAGCGGATGAGCGTGTAGATCCCCTCGTGCACCTTCTGGATCGAGTACGCGAGCTTCCTGCGACCCCACCGCTCGATGTCGACCACCTCTCCGGATCCGGACAGGATCGTCTGCTTGACCCCTGCGACCTCCTCCTCCACCCGGCTCTCATCGAGGTTCGGGTGCAGGACGAAGACCGTTTCATACTCTTTCAACGAACCCACCTTTCGGATCTCCCGCGGAGATCCCATCTGCGGGACCATTCCCCCGGAGGACCCTCCCGCACCGAACCCTCCGGATTCCGTTCGCTGGCTGCTAGAGCTGATCGGATCGCTCTCTACCTGTTCGCCCCGGGGGATCTCCTTCGATCGGAAACCCCGCGGGATTGAACCGGTTCATCGCCG
Encoded here:
- the rpsF gene encoding 30S ribosomal protein S6, translating into MVPQMGSPREIRKVGSLKEYETVFVLHPNLDESRVEEEVAGVKQTILSGSGEVVDIERWGRRKLAYSIQKVHEGIYTLIRFRSEAGVIGDLERRYRLREDVLRHLTVVAQGPPGSEIMRRREAEAAPQSAVTDDGPSGSRTDCEETVRPMAVSETAPEESDPPRPDEGPIHETV